The Halosimplex litoreum genome has a window encoding:
- a CDS encoding 2'-5' RNA ligase family protein has product MYSLNVPVPGTVAALARDLGTRLGTADVRVRGEHTLVAKRLGRGDAAAYHELEARAREALRGEAPFEVRVAGVDAFTDVPRGEGPVVYLAVESPGLESLHDRLCDRFDPVDDVEGDDYVPHVTVARGGSVQRAADLRETPIEPIDWTVERLQFWDAEHSQSVSAVSLG; this is encoded by the coding sequence GTGTACAGCCTGAACGTTCCCGTCCCCGGGACGGTCGCCGCGCTCGCCCGCGACCTGGGCACCCGCCTCGGCACCGCCGACGTACGCGTTCGCGGTGAGCACACGCTCGTCGCCAAGCGCCTCGGCCGCGGCGACGCCGCCGCCTACCACGAACTCGAAGCCCGTGCCCGCGAGGCCCTCCGGGGCGAAGCCCCCTTCGAGGTCCGCGTCGCCGGCGTCGACGCCTTCACCGACGTGCCCCGCGGGGAGGGTCCCGTCGTCTACCTCGCCGTCGAGAGCCCGGGCCTCGAATCGCTCCACGACCGCCTGTGCGATCGCTTCGACCCCGTGGACGACGTGGAAGGCGACGACTACGTCCCGCACGTCACCGTCGCCCGCGGCGGCTCGGTTCAGCGGGCCGCCGACCTCCGTGAGACCCCGATCGAACCGATCGACTGGACCGTCGAACGGCTGCAGTTCTGGGACGCCGAGCACTCCCAGTCGGTCAGCGCCGTGTCGCTGGGATAG
- a CDS encoding helix-turn-helix transcriptional regulator: MQDASRGVAVSVVVVLCCLSVVGPAVGAAGGSPAPAATGQGVVGAVQPGGVQPFQSAVDPDVVVLRAAVDGNGTAAWTVEFRVRLDDENATDAFESVQDDVRANASAFTSQFATGMARTVASAENTTGREMTLSTVTVTATREQLPQEYGVLTYRFAWTNFAATEGDRLRIGDSLSGFFLDRESSLVVSWPAGYEPESVAPDPDGTGNGSVTWRGPADFGPNEPRVVVAPASGGLPATALAGLVVVLVAAAATGGWLYRSRAGDSGTDADTEAPEGPTAATSGAGDGDAAGGDDGGRDEPPAELLSNEERVVRLLEDNGGRIKQQQIAGEFDWTDAKTSQVVGNLRDEDAVETFRIGRENVVALPEESDL, from the coding sequence ATGCAAGACGCGTCGCGGGGGGTCGCCGTGTCGGTCGTCGTCGTACTGTGCTGTCTGTCGGTGGTCGGACCCGCGGTCGGAGCCGCCGGCGGGTCGCCGGCACCGGCGGCGACCGGGCAGGGAGTCGTCGGAGCGGTCCAACCGGGGGGAGTCCAGCCGTTCCAGTCGGCAGTCGACCCCGACGTAGTCGTCCTCCGCGCGGCGGTCGACGGAAACGGGACGGCGGCCTGGACCGTCGAGTTCCGCGTGCGACTGGACGACGAGAACGCGACCGACGCCTTCGAATCGGTCCAGGACGACGTCCGGGCGAACGCCTCGGCGTTCACGAGCCAGTTCGCGACCGGCATGGCCCGGACGGTCGCCAGCGCCGAGAACACCACCGGTCGCGAGATGACGCTATCGACCGTCACCGTCACCGCGACCCGGGAACAACTGCCCCAGGAGTACGGGGTGCTCACCTACCGGTTCGCGTGGACGAACTTCGCGGCGACCGAGGGCGACCGGCTGCGGATCGGCGACTCGCTGTCGGGCTTTTTCCTCGACCGCGAGTCCTCGCTCGTGGTGTCGTGGCCCGCGGGCTACGAACCCGAGTCGGTGGCGCCCGACCCCGACGGGACCGGCAACGGGTCGGTCACCTGGCGCGGGCCCGCCGACTTCGGGCCGAACGAGCCACGCGTGGTCGTCGCGCCCGCGAGCGGCGGCCTCCCGGCGACCGCACTCGCCGGTCTGGTCGTCGTGCTCGTCGCCGCGGCCGCCACCGGCGGGTGGCTCTACCGCTCGCGGGCGGGTGACAGCGGGACGGACGCCGACACGGAAGCGCCGGAGGGGCCGACCGCCGCCACGAGCGGGGCCGGTGACGGCGACGCAGCCGGGGGTGACGACGGCGGTCGCGACGAGCCGCCGGCGGAGCTGCTCAGCAACGAGGAGCGGGTGGTCCGTCTGCTGGAGGACAACGGCGGGCGGATCAAACAACAACAGATCGCCGGGGAGTTCGACTGGACCGACGCCAAGACCAGTCAGGTCGTCGGGAACCTCCGCGACGAGGACGCCGTCGAGACGTTCCGCATCGGTCGCGAGAACGTCGTCGCGCTGCCCGAAGAGAGCGACTTGTAG
- a CDS encoding argininosuccinate synthase, with product MTSDPSGTVALAFSGGLDTTVCVPLIKEEYGYDDVIGVTVDVGQPAKEFDEAEETAEELGLDHYVVDAKEEFADLCLQSVKANGTYQGYPLGTALARPVIANAILEVAEEQGCSALAHGCTGKGNDQLRFEAVWRASDLDVLAPVRELGLTREWENEYAAEKGLPVEGGDGGRWSIDTNLWSRSVEGSELEDPAHVPGEEIYDWTQAPGSAEPETVEIEFEQGEVVAVDGQSQDAVSLVEDLNERAGKHGVGRTDTMEDRMLGLKVRENYEHPAATVLLTAHEALESLVLTQEERSFKTGIDQRWAEKGYEGLVDAPLTKALEGFIEQTQTKVTGTVTVKLDGGQARAVGRESEYAVYSESAASFNEEAVTDDIEQDDATGVAKYHGFQSRLANRVAENVAAKQAEAATDGGEETDTDE from the coding sequence ATGACATCCGACCCATCCGGCACCGTCGCGCTCGCCTTCTCCGGCGGGCTCGACACGACAGTCTGCGTCCCGCTCATCAAGGAAGAGTACGGCTACGACGACGTCATCGGCGTCACCGTCGACGTCGGCCAGCCCGCCAAAGAGTTCGACGAGGCCGAGGAGACGGCCGAGGAGCTCGGGCTCGACCACTACGTCGTCGACGCCAAAGAGGAGTTCGCCGATCTCTGTCTCCAGTCGGTCAAAGCCAACGGCACCTACCAGGGCTACCCGCTGGGCACCGCGCTCGCGCGCCCGGTCATCGCAAACGCCATCCTCGAAGTCGCCGAGGAACAGGGCTGTAGCGCTCTCGCCCACGGCTGCACGGGGAAAGGCAACGACCAGCTCCGCTTCGAGGCGGTCTGGCGCGCCTCGGACCTGGACGTGCTCGCGCCCGTGCGCGAACTCGGCCTGACTCGCGAGTGGGAGAACGAGTACGCCGCCGAAAAGGGCCTGCCTGTCGAGGGCGGCGACGGCGGCCGCTGGAGCATCGACACCAACCTCTGGAGCCGCTCGGTCGAGGGCTCCGAACTCGAAGACCCCGCACACGTTCCGGGCGAGGAGATCTACGACTGGACCCAGGCACCGGGGTCGGCGGAACCGGAGACGGTCGAGATCGAGTTCGAGCAGGGCGAGGTCGTCGCCGTCGACGGCCAGTCCCAGGACGCGGTCTCGCTCGTCGAGGACCTCAACGAGCGCGCTGGCAAGCACGGCGTCGGTCGCACGGACACGATGGAGGACCGTATGCTCGGGCTCAAAGTCAGGGAGAACTACGAGCACCCCGCGGCGACGGTGCTGCTGACGGCCCACGAGGCGCTCGAATCGCTCGTGCTGACCCAGGAGGAGCGCTCGTTCAAGACGGGGATCGACCAGCGCTGGGCCGAGAAGGGCTACGAGGGCCTGGTCGACGCGCCGCTGACGAAGGCGCTGGAAGGGTTCATCGAGCAGACCCAGACCAAAGTCACCGGGACCGTCACGGTCAAGCTCGACGGCGGGCAGGCCCGCGCGGTCGGTCGCGAGAGCGAGTACGCAGTCTACAGCGAGTCGGCGGCCTCGTTCAACGAGGAGGCCGTCACCGACGACATCGAACAGGACGACGCGACGGGCGTCGCGAAGTACCACGGCTTCCAGTCCCGGTTGGCCAACCGCGTCGCCGAGAACGTCGCGGCCAAGCAGGCCGAGGCCGCCACCGACGGCGGCGAAGAGACAGACACGGACGAGTAA
- the lysW gene encoding lysine biosynthesis protein LysW, whose product MAECVECGAEVTLHDGIEIGEIVDCGTCGAELEVVDTEPPVLETAPELEEDWGE is encoded by the coding sequence ATGGCAGAATGCGTCGAGTGCGGAGCGGAAGTAACTCTGCACGACGGCATCGAGATAGGAGAGATCGTCGACTGTGGCACCTGCGGTGCGGAGCTCGAAGTCGTCGACACCGAACCTCCAGTCCTCGAGACGGCACCCGAGCTCGAAGAGGACTGGGGTGAGTGA
- a CDS encoding ABC transporter ATP-binding protein → MAALEVERLTKDYGEVLANDDVTFAVEEGEVFGYLGPNGAGKTTTIRTLMGFQSPTSGGGTVLGHDVTDETDLIAAKRRIGYLPANPAFDEGVTGREVLDLHASIKGDERRADLLETFDPPIDRKVRDYSTGNVQKLGLVQAFMHDPDLVVMDEPTAGLDPLMQRAFNDFVEAEKERGLTVFLSSHVLSEVRRVCDRVGIIRQGRLVTTERIEDLLQRTGKFVRVRVAGDVSASAFDIDGVHDVSCSTTDGGRADDRTEADDPDDGNPDDSTAGPSAAAPSDTADTDPPRVAGPVTECTFTFTGDVNELIAVLGGRRVLDLDVEEAPLEEVFMRFYGGNDA, encoded by the coding sequence ATGGCCGCGCTCGAAGTCGAGAGACTTACCAAGGACTACGGCGAGGTCCTCGCCAACGACGACGTGACGTTCGCCGTCGAGGAAGGCGAGGTGTTCGGCTACCTCGGGCCCAACGGCGCGGGGAAGACGACGACCATCCGGACCCTGATGGGCTTTCAGTCGCCGACCAGCGGCGGCGGGACGGTTCTCGGCCACGACGTGACCGACGAGACCGACCTGATCGCCGCCAAGCGGCGGATCGGCTACCTCCCCGCCAACCCCGCGTTCGACGAGGGCGTGACCGGCCGGGAGGTCCTCGACCTGCACGCGTCGATCAAGGGCGACGAGCGCCGCGCGGATCTGCTGGAGACGTTCGACCCGCCGATCGACCGCAAGGTACGGGACTACTCCACGGGCAACGTCCAGAAGCTCGGCCTCGTCCAGGCGTTCATGCACGACCCCGACTTGGTGGTGATGGACGAGCCCACCGCCGGGCTCGACCCGCTCATGCAGCGGGCGTTCAACGACTTCGTCGAGGCCGAGAAGGAACGAGGGCTGACCGTCTTCCTCTCCTCGCACGTCCTCAGCGAGGTCCGCCGGGTCTGCGACCGCGTGGGCATCATCCGCCAGGGCCGACTCGTCACGACCGAGCGGATCGAGGACCTGCTCCAGCGCACGGGGAAGTTCGTGCGCGTGCGCGTCGCGGGCGATGTGAGCGCGAGCGCGTTCGACATCGACGGCGTCCACGACGTGTCCTGTAGCACGACCGACGGCGGGCGAGCCGACGACCGCACCGAGGCCGACGACCCCGACGACGGCAACCCCGACGACAGCACCGCTGGCCCGTCAGCGGCCGCTCCCTCCGACACCGCCGACACCGACCCGCCCCGGGTCGCAGGCCCGGTCACCGAGTGTACGTTCACCTTCACCGGCGACGTCAACGAGTTGATCGCAGTGCTGGGTGGACGGCGAGTCCTCGACCTCGACGTCGAAGAGGCGCCGCTCGAAGAGGTGTTCATGCGGTTCTACGGAGGTAACGATGCTTGA
- a CDS encoding non-histone chromosomal MC1 family protein, with protein sequence MAPDSDKRNFALRTENGEEDSVFSGSTPRQAALKAARRLEPASSEDAAERESIRLREKGTHKVHIYEGWSWKESPPDVDMNEWDAEDPSDVWMNQVEEITKANVSKQGVEHLDDI encoded by the coding sequence ATGGCACCCGACAGCGACAAGCGCAACTTCGCGCTCAGGACGGAGAACGGCGAGGAAGACAGCGTCTTCTCGGGGAGCACTCCTCGGCAGGCGGCACTGAAAGCGGCGCGGCGGCTCGAACCCGCGAGCAGCGAGGACGCGGCCGAGCGGGAGTCGATCCGGCTGCGGGAGAAAGGCACGCACAAGGTCCACATCTACGAAGGGTGGTCCTGGAAGGAGTCGCCACCGGACGTCGACATGAACGAGTGGGACGCCGAAGACCCCTCGGACGTGTGGATGAACCAGGTCGAGGAGATCACGAAGGCCAACGTGTCCAAACAGGGCGTCGAACACCTCGACGATATTTGA
- a CDS encoding xanthine dehydrogenase family protein molybdopterin-binding subunit, translating into MTDDARADRARDGPGDAERLVGQGVDRREDAALLTGDATYTDDIARPDLASLTFVRSEVAHADIESIDTTAAESMAGVLAVYTWDDVADSEVPGVLPISTHGLDCDPPGHPVLARDRVRYQGQPVAAVVAEDRYRASDAADAVDVTADSCPAVVDQREAQRPDAPTLYEDAPDNVAATSELGDRETTDDAIADADHVVELDLTNNRLIPTALEPRAAVARWDAGDERLTVDLTSQSPHGHRGKLSTTLDLPESDIRVVAPSVGGGFGHKGHHHPGEAAAAFAAMDLGVPVKWTATRSGNYLAGAHGRDHRTAAELGVDDDGTLRALRVETDANVGAYGLGSSLGMPGWYGSLLSGQYDIPAIHCETRAVFTNTAPIHSYRGAGRPEANYVAERLVGAAARELDLDPAELRRGNQITEFPTETAVGATYDSGDYELGLDEALDAAGWDDLRSRPDRDDEGRYLGVGLACYVESTGGGMESGVVRAHSDGTVTVSAGTHSHGQGHATTYAQIVADELGVDADAIGVREGDSDAIPQGTGTFGSRSTITGGNAVAESARAVREKARALAANLLDAPVDDLAYRDGVFSAPAHTDETRTFADVAEAAYGWGVPDGMDPGLEATTFFEQDETAYTFGTHVVAVAVDPETGAVDIERYVALDDCGERINPTIVEGQVRGGVAQGIGQARYEQAVYADDGTLETDSMLDYAVPRSFHVPDIETEATVTPSPTNDLGVKGIGEAGTIAAPPAVVNAVCDALAPLGIDHVDMPLTGDSVRSAVRDAGE; encoded by the coding sequence ATGACCGACGACGCGCGGGCGGACCGGGCCAGAGACGGACCGGGGGACGCCGAACGATTGGTCGGCCAGGGGGTCGACCGCCGGGAGGACGCCGCCCTGCTGACCGGCGACGCCACCTACACCGACGACATCGCCCGTCCGGATCTCGCCTCTCTCACGTTCGTCCGGAGCGAAGTGGCTCACGCCGACATCGAGTCCATCGACACCACCGCGGCCGAGTCGATGGCGGGCGTGCTGGCCGTCTACACCTGGGACGACGTCGCGGACTCCGAGGTCCCGGGCGTGCTCCCCATCTCGACGCACGGACTGGACTGCGACCCGCCGGGCCACCCGGTGCTCGCCCGCGACCGGGTCCGGTATCAGGGCCAGCCCGTCGCCGCGGTCGTCGCCGAGGACCGCTATCGCGCCAGCGACGCCGCCGACGCCGTCGACGTCACCGCCGATTCGTGCCCCGCGGTCGTCGACCAGCGCGAGGCCCAGCGGCCCGACGCACCGACGCTGTACGAGGACGCCCCGGACAACGTCGCGGCCACCTCCGAACTCGGTGACCGAGAGACGACCGACGACGCCATCGCCGACGCAGACCACGTCGTCGAACTCGACCTGACGAACAACCGCCTGATCCCGACCGCGCTCGAACCACGGGCCGCGGTCGCCCGCTGGGACGCCGGTGACGAGCGGTTGACCGTCGATCTGACGAGCCAGTCGCCCCACGGCCACCGCGGGAAGCTCTCGACCACCCTCGACCTGCCCGAGAGCGACATCCGCGTCGTCGCGCCCTCGGTCGGCGGCGGCTTCGGCCACAAAGGCCACCACCACCCCGGTGAGGCCGCCGCGGCGTTCGCCGCGATGGATCTCGGTGTCCCCGTCAAGTGGACCGCGACGCGGAGCGGAAACTACCTCGCAGGCGCCCACGGCCGCGACCACCGCACGGCCGCCGAACTGGGAGTCGACGACGACGGGACCCTCCGAGCGCTTCGCGTCGAAACCGACGCCAACGTCGGCGCTTACGGCCTCGGCAGCAGCCTCGGCATGCCCGGCTGGTACGGCTCGCTGCTGTCCGGCCAGTACGACATCCCAGCCATCCACTGCGAGACCCGCGCCGTCTTCACGAACACGGCGCCGATCCACTCCTACCGCGGCGCGGGCCGACCGGAGGCGAACTACGTCGCCGAGCGCCTCGTCGGCGCCGCCGCCCGGGAACTGGACCTCGACCCAGCCGAACTCCGACGGGGGAACCAGATCACCGAGTTCCCGACGGAGACGGCCGTCGGCGCGACCTACGACAGCGGCGACTACGAGCTCGGGCTCGACGAGGCGCTCGACGCTGCCGGCTGGGACGACCTCCGGAGTCGGCCGGACCGCGACGACGAGGGCCGCTACCTCGGGGTCGGCCTCGCGTGCTACGTCGAGTCCACCGGTGGAGGCATGGAGAGCGGCGTCGTGCGCGCACACTCGGACGGGACCGTCACGGTCTCGGCGGGGACTCACTCCCACGGCCAGGGCCACGCCACCACTTACGCCCAGATCGTCGCCGACGAACTGGGTGTCGACGCCGACGCAATCGGCGTGCGGGAGGGCGATTCAGACGCCATCCCACAGGGCACGGGCACCTTCGGCAGCCGCTCGACCATCACCGGGGGTAACGCCGTCGCCGAGAGCGCACGCGCCGTCCGCGAGAAAGCGCGTGCGCTGGCCGCGAACCTGCTCGACGCGCCCGTCGACGACCTGGCGTACCGCGACGGCGTCTTCTCGGCGCCCGCCCACACCGACGAGACTCGCACGTTCGCCGACGTGGCCGAGGCGGCCTACGGCTGGGGCGTCCCCGACGGGATGGACCCAGGTCTGGAAGCGACGACGTTCTTCGAGCAGGACGAGACCGCCTACACCTTCGGCACGCACGTCGTCGCCGTCGCCGTCGACCCCGAGACCGGCGCCGTCGACATCGAGCGCTACGTCGCGCTCGACGACTGCGGCGAGCGGATCAACCCCACCATCGTCGAGGGACAGGTCCGCGGCGGCGTCGCCCAGGGCATCGGCCAGGCCCGCTACGAGCAAGCCGTGTACGCCGACGACGGCACCCTCGAAACGGATTCGATGCTCGACTACGCCGTTCCCCGATCCTTCCACGTCCCCGACATCGAGACCGAGGCGACCGTCACGCCCAGCCCCACCAACGACCTCGGGGTCAAGGGCATCGGCGAGGCCGGCACCATCGCGGCGCCACCAGCCGTCGTCAACGCCGTCTGTGACGCGCTCGCTCCCCTCGGGATCGACCACGTCGACATGCCGCTCACCGGGGACTCCGTCCGGTCGGCGGTTCGCGACGCCGGGGAGTAG
- the argH gene encoding argininosuccinate lyase → MTDGEDTPDAGEAAEASGADGTVDTATGGTAIRRDRFSGGPARGFMSSLAADERIFGADLQVDRAHTVMLAEQDIVGDDDAAAILSALDDVEAAGHGELPDAEDVHEAIETAVIGRVGLEGGRMHTARSRNDEVATCIRYRLRSDLFEALETVVGAREQLLDAAAEHTETLLPGFTHLQYAQPVTVAHWVLSYEGPLARDTERLLAAFDTTNRSPLGAAAFAGTPFDVDRARTAELLGFDGTVANSMDATSSRDFLVETTSALTTLATTLSGLAEDLVVYSGRDYLEISDDYASTSSIMPQKKNPDTLEIVRATAGEAQGALQRLLTTLKGLPRSYNIDLQEATPPAWTAVDSVPPALEVATGALTTAEWHEDVLAGEAAAGFSTATGVADRLAMAGVPFRTAHEVVASVAEDLDPGQNAPAIDELEAAAEEVLGEPLTAYVDRETLESTLDPVESVAMRDSPGGPAPEAVAAQIDAARERLATDEGAIAERSDVVATGLDELESEVADRV, encoded by the coding sequence ATGACCGACGGCGAGGACACCCCCGACGCGGGCGAGGCGGCCGAAGCGAGCGGCGCGGACGGCACCGTCGACACCGCCACCGGCGGGACCGCGATCCGCCGGGATCGGTTCTCGGGTGGCCCCGCACGCGGGTTCATGTCCTCGCTGGCCGCCGACGAGCGCATCTTCGGGGCGGACCTGCAGGTCGACCGCGCCCACACGGTGATGCTGGCAGAACAGGACATCGTCGGTGACGACGATGCGGCCGCGATCCTATCGGCGCTCGACGACGTGGAAGCGGCGGGCCACGGCGAGTTGCCCGACGCCGAGGACGTACACGAGGCCATCGAGACCGCGGTCATCGGACGTGTCGGCCTCGAGGGTGGGCGCATGCACACTGCGCGCTCGCGCAACGACGAGGTGGCGACCTGTATCCGGTATCGTCTGCGTTCGGACCTCTTCGAGGCGCTGGAGACCGTGGTCGGGGCACGCGAGCAGTTGCTCGACGCCGCGGCCGAGCACACCGAGACGCTGCTGCCAGGGTTCACGCACCTGCAGTACGCCCAGCCAGTGACGGTGGCTCACTGGGTCCTCTCCTACGAGGGACCACTCGCGCGTGACACGGAACGGCTGCTCGCGGCGTTCGATACGACGAACCGGTCGCCGCTGGGCGCGGCGGCGTTCGCGGGCACGCCCTTCGACGTGGATCGGGCGCGCACGGCCGAACTGCTGGGCTTCGACGGCACCGTCGCGAACTCGATGGACGCCACGTCTTCGCGGGATTTCCTCGTCGAAACGACGAGCGCCCTGACGACGCTGGCGACGACGCTCTCGGGGCTCGCGGAGGATCTGGTGGTGTACAGCGGTCGCGACTACCTGGAGATCAGCGACGACTACGCCTCCACGTCGTCGATCATGCCCCAGAAGAAGAATCCGGACACGCTGGAGATCGTCCGCGCGACCGCCGGGGAAGCGCAGGGCGCGCTCCAGCGGTTGCTGACGACGCTGAAGGGGCTGCCCCGCTCGTACAACATCGACCTTCAGGAGGCGACGCCGCCGGCGTGGACCGCCGTCGACTCGGTGCCGCCCGCGCTGGAGGTCGCCACGGGCGCGCTGACGACCGCCGAGTGGCACGAGGACGTGCTGGCGGGGGAAGCCGCCGCCGGGTTCTCGACGGCGACCGGCGTGGCGGACCGGCTGGCGATGGCGGGCGTCCCCTTCCGGACGGCCCACGAAGTCGTGGCGTCGGTGGCCGAGGACCTCGATCCCGGGCAGAACGCGCCGGCGATCGACGAGCTGGAGGCCGCCGCCGAGGAAGTCCTGGGCGAGCCGCTGACGGCGTACGTCGACCGAGAGACGCTGGAATCGACGCTCGACCCGGTCGAGAGCGTGGCGATGCGCGACTCGCCGGGTGGACCGGCGCCCGAGGCGGTCGCCGCGCAGATCGACGCGGCCCGCGAACGCCTCGCGACCGACGAGGGCGCGATCGCCGAGCGCAGCGACGTGGTCGCGACGGGGCTCGACGAGCTCGAATCGGAGGTGGCCGACCGTGTCTGA
- a CDS encoding ABC transporter permease subunit, whose translation MLELARYEGRHRVRGAAAATAALGGFALLYIFIYPTFAESLGADIDQLLEAYPEALSKAFGVQSLATMEGYLASELYTFGWLLVVGIYFAYAGASLIAADVERERMDMLLSLPVSRARVVLEAFASLAVPLVALSTVVPVVVVVATELVGYPVSTVDVAAVHLLSVPYLTACAGIGLVASVVFDRAGIAQRVAAGALVGLFFAESLVTETDFEAVGVVSPTRYVDPNAVLRESEYALGDAAVLAVATLSLVALAVVIFRRKDIQ comes from the coding sequence ATGCTTGAGCTCGCCCGATACGAGGGGCGCCACCGGGTGCGTGGGGCCGCCGCCGCGACCGCCGCGCTCGGTGGCTTCGCCCTCCTGTATATCTTCATCTACCCCACGTTCGCCGAGAGTCTCGGCGCCGACATCGACCAGCTGCTCGAAGCCTACCCCGAGGCGCTCTCGAAGGCCTTCGGCGTCCAGTCGCTGGCGACCATGGAGGGGTATCTCGCCTCGGAGCTGTACACGTTCGGTTGGCTCCTGGTCGTCGGCATCTACTTCGCCTACGCCGGCGCGTCGCTGATCGCCGCCGACGTGGAACGCGAGCGCATGGACATGCTCCTCTCGCTGCCGGTCTCGCGCGCGCGCGTCGTTCTCGAAGCGTTCGCCTCGCTGGCCGTCCCGCTGGTCGCGCTCTCGACGGTCGTCCCCGTCGTCGTGGTCGTCGCCACCGAGCTCGTCGGCTATCCCGTCTCTACCGTCGACGTGGCCGCCGTCCACCTCCTCTCGGTCCCGTATCTCACGGCCTGCGCGGGGATCGGCCTCGTGGCCTCGGTCGTCTTCGACCGCGCAGGGATCGCACAGCGCGTCGCCGCCGGCGCGCTGGTCGGCCTCTTTTTCGCCGAGTCGCTCGTCACCGAGACCGACTTCGAAGCGGTGGGCGTCGTCTCTCCCACGCGGTACGTCGACCCCAACGCCGTCCTCCGGGAGAGCGAGTACGCCCTCGGCGACGCTGCCGTCCTCGCCGTCGCGACGCTGTCGCTCGTCGCGCTGGCGGTCGTGATATTTCGGCGGAAAGACATCCAGTGA
- a CDS encoding quinone-dependent dihydroorotate dehydrogenase, whose translation MNAYDIAKPLLFSLPAETAHGLGHGVVGLAGHAPVDRALARHYAVDDPRLRVDALETSFPNPVGVAAGFDKNAEAVRGLAALGFGFVEVGGVTAVPQSGNQRPRMFRLRADDAVINRMGLNNDGADAVGERLAALEAPVPVGVNIAKSEHVDTAGAPADYLATYEEVAAGGDFFVVNVSCPNSQGFEELQNREAMEAILTELQDAGAAPLLIKLSPDLPEPAVADTLDLVTELGLDGVVATNTSTDRPDSLESPNRVETGGLSGAPIEARATEMTRFVAERVDVPVVGVGGVATAEDAYRKIRAGASLVQLYTAFLYRGPAIAREINLGLLELLERDGFDSVEAAVGADLD comes from the coding sequence ATGAACGCGTACGATATCGCCAAACCACTGTTGTTCTCACTGCCCGCAGAGACCGCACACGGCCTCGGCCACGGCGTCGTCGGCCTCGCTGGCCACGCGCCAGTCGACCGTGCGCTCGCCCGGCACTACGCCGTCGACGACCCGCGCCTGCGCGTCGACGCGCTCGAGACGTCGTTCCCCAATCCCGTCGGGGTGGCTGCGGGCTTCGACAAGAACGCCGAAGCCGTCCGCGGGCTGGCCGCGCTGGGCTTCGGCTTCGTCGAGGTCGGCGGCGTCACCGCCGTCCCCCAGTCGGGCAACCAGCGCCCCCGGATGTTTCGCCTCCGGGCCGACGACGCCGTCATCAACCGGATGGGGCTCAACAACGACGGCGCCGACGCCGTCGGCGAGCGCCTCGCTGCCCTCGAGGCACCGGTCCCCGTGGGCGTCAACATCGCCAAGTCCGAACACGTCGACACCGCGGGCGCGCCCGCGGACTACCTCGCCACCTACGAGGAGGTGGCGGCCGGGGGCGACTTCTTCGTCGTCAACGTCTCCTGCCCGAACTCCCAGGGCTTCGAGGAGCTGCAGAACCGCGAGGCGATGGAAGCCATCCTCACAGAGCTGCAGGACGCCGGCGCCGCGCCGCTGCTCATCAAGCTCTCGCCGGACCTGCCCGAACCCGCCGTCGCGGACACGCTCGACCTCGTGACTGAGCTCGGGCTCGACGGTGTCGTCGCGACCAACACCTCGACGGACCGCCCGGACTCCCTGGAGAGTCCCAACCGCGTCGAGACCGGGGGTCTCTCGGGCGCGCCCATCGAGGCGCGCGCGACGGAGATGACCCGCTTCGTCGCCGAGCGCGTGGACGTACCGGTCGTCGGCGTCGGCGGCGTCGCCACCGCCGAGGACGCCTACCGGAAGATCCGCGCGGGCGCCTCGCTCGTCCAGCTGTACACCGCGTTCCTCTACCGCGGGCCGGCCATCGCTCGCGAGATCAACCTCGGCTTGCTCGAGTTGCTGGAGCGAGACGGGTTCGACTCCGTCGAGGCGGCCGTCGGCGCCGACCTGGACTGA
- a CDS encoding DUF7554 family protein: MDTRADIEVETLLKIVLGLVVVWLGLEVLDLLIDIVLGPFQSLFGLVIVVLIVLWLLDRI, translated from the coding sequence ATGGACACACGGGCTGATATCGAAGTCGAGACCCTGCTGAAGATCGTGCTCGGGCTGGTCGTCGTCTGGCTCGGGCTGGAGGTGCTCGACCTCCTCATCGACATCGTCCTCGGGCCCTTCCAGTCGCTGTTCGGCCTGGTGATCGTCGTCCTCATCGTCCTCTGGCTGCTCGACCGGATCTGA
- a CDS encoding DUF7535 family protein, which translates to MSEPAELEEPSAPRKVLRTVTPGSKPRPDVEMDSIGWAIFLGLVVLLVPLFPFIAIVWGLSKALDFLARQRGE; encoded by the coding sequence ATGAGCGAGCCCGCAGAGCTAGAGGAGCCGAGCGCTCCGCGGAAAGTGCTCCGGACGGTCACCCCCGGGTCGAAGCCACGACCCGACGTGGAGATGGACTCGATCGGCTGGGCTATCTTCCTCGGACTGGTGGTCCTGCTGGTCCCGTTGTTTCCGTTTATCGCGATCGTCTGGGGACTCTCGAAGGCGCTGGACTTTCTCGCGCGCCAGCGCGGGGAGTGA